In Xanthomonas sp. SI, the following are encoded in one genomic region:
- the pdxY gene encoding pyridoxal kinase codes for MNASTASHLLHGRRQRPHGPSPIDVISVQSQLVYGHAGNSAAAVPLRALGLRVAEIPTTLLSNAPFYDTLRGKVLPSDWFADLLLGASERGLPQRARMLVSGYFGSVGNGTAFADWLDATLPQCPALRYCLDPVIGDTHTGPYVEPGLEVVFAERLLPHAWLVTPNAFELGRLTGLPALAQDDAIAAARVLLARGPQWVLAHSVSGDAGQLVTLAVSREAVYRWCSPLLPVDVAGTGDVLMALLVAFLLRGDAFELAIGRAIAGVHAALEATLASGYEELDVLAAAPAALATPLRFAVERLA; via the coding sequence ATGAACGCATCCACTGCCAGCCATCTTCTCCACGGCCGCCGCCAGCGTCCGCACGGGCCTTCGCCGATCGACGTGATCTCGGTGCAGTCGCAACTGGTCTACGGCCATGCCGGCAACAGCGCGGCGGCGGTGCCGCTGCGCGCGCTGGGCCTGCGCGTGGCGGAAATTCCGACCACCTTGCTGAGCAATGCGCCGTTCTACGACACCTTGCGCGGCAAGGTGCTGCCGTCGGACTGGTTCGCCGACCTGCTGCTCGGCGCCAGCGAGCGTGGCCTGCCGCAGCGTGCGCGGATGCTGGTGTCTGGCTATTTCGGCAGCGTCGGCAACGGCACTGCGTTCGCCGACTGGCTCGACGCCACGCTGCCGCAGTGCCCGGCGTTGCGCTATTGCCTGGATCCGGTGATCGGCGATACGCATACCGGCCCCTATGTCGAGCCGGGCCTGGAAGTGGTGTTCGCCGAACGACTGTTGCCGCATGCCTGGCTGGTCACCCCGAACGCGTTCGAACTCGGCCGCCTGACCGGCCTGCCGGCGCTGGCCCAGGACGATGCCATCGCCGCGGCGCGCGTGCTGCTGGCGCGCGGGCCGCAGTGGGTGTTGGCGCACAGCGTCAGTGGCGACGCAGGGCAGCTGGTGACCCTGGCGGTGAGCCGCGAGGCGGTCTACCGCTGGTGCTCGCCGCTGTTGCCGGTGGACGTGGCCGGCACCGGCGACGTGCTGATGGCACTGCTGGTCGCGTTCCTGCTGCGCGGCGACGCGTTCGAACTGGCGATCGGCCGCGCCATCGCCGGCGTGCATGCGGCGCTGGAAGCGACCCTGGCCAGCGGCTACGAGGAACTGGACGTGCTCGCCGCCGCGCCGGCGGCGCTGGCCACGCCGCTGCGCTTCGCCGTGGAGCGCCTGGCGTGA
- a CDS encoding DUF3142 domain-containing protein, with the protein MSGAMRVRCAVLLALCLTMVAANAAPVEARRYDAFWLWAGVRPQPVLANARRVYLLQAEVPLDADAPARLVAQRAALPQLRHCQVWMVLRVERIDWTPALFDAVLLQLQRWRAAGNDVAGLQIDFDAGTGHLEQYVAFLRTLRGRLPADYQLGITGLLDWSVNGRAEALAGLRGVVDEVVLQIYQGRAVIPDYPVYVARLGRLQVPFRIGLLQGGDWQPPQGLRDNPWFRGYVVFLRNP; encoded by the coding sequence GTGAGCGGCGCCATGCGCGTGCGCTGCGCCGTGCTGTTGGCGCTGTGCCTGACGATGGTCGCGGCCAACGCCGCGCCGGTGGAGGCGCGCCGCTACGATGCGTTCTGGTTGTGGGCCGGGGTGCGGCCGCAACCGGTGCTGGCCAACGCGCGCCGCGTGTACCTGCTGCAGGCCGAGGTGCCGCTGGACGCCGACGCGCCGGCAAGATTGGTCGCGCAACGCGCCGCGTTGCCGCAACTGCGCCACTGCCAGGTATGGATGGTGTTGCGGGTGGAGCGCATCGACTGGACGCCGGCATTGTTCGACGCGGTGCTGCTGCAGTTGCAGCGTTGGCGCGCGGCCGGCAACGACGTGGCCGGCCTGCAGATCGATTTCGACGCCGGGACCGGCCACCTCGAGCAGTACGTGGCGTTCCTGCGCACCTTGCGCGGGCGCTTGCCGGCCGACTACCAGCTCGGCATCACCGGCCTGCTGGACTGGAGCGTCAACGGCCGCGCCGAGGCGTTGGCCGGATTGCGCGGCGTGGTCGACGAGGTGGTGCTGCAGATCTACCAGGGACGCGCGGTGATTCCCGACTATCCCGTCTATGTCGCCAGGCTGGGCAGATTGCAGGTGCCGTTCCGCATCGGCCTGCTGCAGGGCGGCGACTGGCAGCCGCCGCAGGGCCTGCGGGACAATCCGTGGTTCCGCGGCTACGTGGTGTTCCTGCGCAACCCCTGA
- the dnaJ gene encoding molecular chaperone DnaJ codes for MSKRDYYEVLGVARTANDDELKKAYRRCAMKHHPDRNPGDQAAEAAFKECKEAYEVLSDGNKRRMYDAHGHAAFEHGMGGMGGGGGAGGPDMGDIFGDIFGNIFGGAGGGGGRAARRGADIGYVLELDLEEAVAGIERRIEIPTLGECEHCHGSGSEDGKVETCTTCQGRGQVRIQRGIFAMQQSCPHCAGRGQIVQNPCGTCHGAGRVEETKVLSVKIPPGVDNGDRIRLSGEGEAGPAGTPPGDLYVEVRVREHAIFQRDGDDLHCEVPIRISQAALGDTVRVATLGGEAEIRIPAETQTGKLFRLRGKGVRSVRSRSEGDLYCRVVVETPVNLTADQRKLLEQFESTFTGEDARKHSPKSATFIDGVKGFWDRMTS; via the coding sequence ATGAGCAAACGCGACTACTACGAAGTGCTGGGCGTGGCCCGTACCGCCAACGATGACGAGCTGAAGAAGGCCTATCGCCGTTGCGCGATGAAGCACCACCCTGACCGCAACCCGGGCGACCAAGCTGCCGAAGCCGCGTTCAAGGAGTGCAAGGAGGCCTACGAAGTCCTGTCCGACGGCAACAAGCGGCGCATGTACGACGCACACGGCCATGCCGCGTTCGAGCATGGCATGGGCGGGATGGGCGGCGGTGGCGGTGCTGGCGGCCCGGACATGGGCGACATCTTCGGCGACATCTTCGGCAACATCTTCGGTGGTGCCGGCGGCGGTGGTGGCCGTGCGGCCCGGCGCGGTGCCGATATCGGTTACGTGCTGGAACTGGATCTGGAAGAGGCGGTGGCCGGGATCGAGCGCCGCATCGAGATTCCGACCCTGGGCGAATGCGAACACTGCCATGGCAGCGGTTCGGAGGACGGCAAGGTCGAGACCTGTACCACCTGCCAGGGTCGCGGCCAGGTGCGGATCCAGCGCGGCATCTTCGCGATGCAGCAGAGCTGCCCGCATTGCGCCGGGCGCGGCCAGATCGTGCAGAACCCGTGCGGCACCTGCCACGGCGCCGGGCGCGTCGAGGAAACCAAGGTGCTGTCGGTGAAGATCCCGCCCGGTGTGGACAACGGCGACCGCATCCGCCTATCCGGCGAAGGCGAGGCCGGTCCGGCCGGCACCCCGCCTGGCGATCTGTATGTGGAAGTGCGGGTGCGCGAGCACGCGATCTTCCAGCGCGACGGCGACGACCTGCACTGCGAAGTGCCGATCCGCATCTCCCAGGCCGCGCTCGGCGACACCGTGCGCGTGGCCACGCTGGGCGGCGAGGCGGAGATCCGCATTCCGGCCGAGACCCAGACCGGCAAGCTGTTCCGCCTGCGCGGCAAGGGCGTGCGTTCGGTGCGCAGCCGCAGCGAAGGCGACCTGTACTGCCGCGTGGTGGTGGAAACCCCGGTCAATCTGACCGCCGACCAGCGCAAGCTGCTGGAGCAATTCGAATCCACCTTCACCGGCGAGGACGCGCGCAAGCACTCGCCGAAGTCGGCGACCTTCATCGACGGGGTGAAGGGGTTCTGGGACCGGATGACGTCGTAG
- the dnaK gene encoding molecular chaperone DnaK has translation MGKIIGIDLGTTNSCVAIMDGGKARVIENSEGDRTTPSIVAYTKDGEVLVGASAKRQAVTNPKNTFYAVKRLIGRKFTDAEVQKDIGLVPYGIVQHDNGDAWVATADGRKLASQEISAQVLEKMKKTAEAFLGETVTEAVITVPAYFNDSQRQATKDAGRIAGLDVKRIINEPTAAALAYGLDKGQGGDRKIAVYDLGGGTFDVSIIEIANVDGEKQFEVLATNGDTFLGGEDFDKRVIDYLVEEFNKDQGIDLRKDPLALQRLKDAAERAKIELSTSQQTEVNLPYVTADASGPKHLNIKLTRAKLEALVEDLVKRTIEPCRTALNDAGLRASDVTEVILVGGQTRMPKVQQAVSEFFGKEPRKDVNPDEAVALGAAIQGGVLAGDVKDVLLLDVTPLSLGIETLGGVFTKIIEKNTTIPTKASQTFSTAEDNQSAVTVHVLQGEREQARYNKSLAKFDLSGIEPAPRGLPQVEVSFDIDANGILHVSAKDKKTNKEQKVEIKAGSGLSDDEIQRMVADAEANREEDKKFHELVQARNQADGLIHATRSAITEHGSKVGGDVIGKVESALADLETAMKGDDKGQIEAKTKALEEAGQSLYAAAAAGEQQPGAAPGGAQAAGDDVVDAEFTEVKDDKKA, from the coding sequence ATGGGCAAGATCATCGGCATCGACCTGGGCACGACCAACTCGTGCGTGGCGATCATGGACGGCGGCAAAGCCCGCGTCATCGAAAATTCCGAAGGCGACCGCACCACGCCCTCGATCGTCGCCTACACCAAGGACGGCGAAGTGCTGGTGGGCGCCTCGGCCAAGCGCCAGGCGGTCACCAATCCGAAGAACACTTTCTACGCGGTGAAGCGCCTGATCGGCCGCAAGTTCACCGACGCCGAAGTGCAGAAGGACATCGGCCTGGTCCCCTACGGCATCGTCCAGCACGATAACGGCGACGCCTGGGTGGCCACCGCCGACGGGCGCAAGCTGGCCTCGCAGGAAATCTCCGCGCAGGTGCTGGAGAAGATGAAGAAGACCGCCGAGGCGTTCCTGGGCGAGACCGTCACCGAGGCGGTCATCACCGTGCCAGCGTACTTCAACGACAGCCAGCGCCAGGCGACCAAGGACGCCGGCCGCATCGCCGGCCTGGACGTCAAGCGCATCATCAACGAGCCGACCGCCGCGGCGCTGGCCTACGGCCTGGACAAGGGCCAGGGCGGCGATCGCAAGATCGCGGTGTACGACCTGGGCGGCGGCACCTTCGACGTGTCGATCATCGAGATCGCCAACGTCGACGGCGAGAAGCAGTTCGAGGTGCTGGCCACCAACGGCGACACCTTCCTGGGCGGCGAAGACTTCGACAAGCGCGTCATCGACTATCTGGTCGAGGAATTCAACAAGGACCAGGGCATCGACCTGCGCAAGGATCCGCTGGCGCTGCAGCGCCTGAAGGATGCGGCCGAGCGCGCCAAGATCGAGCTGTCGACCTCGCAGCAGACCGAAGTCAACCTGCCGTACGTCACCGCCGACGCGTCGGGCCCGAAGCACCTCAACATCAAGCTGACCCGGGCCAAGCTCGAGGCGCTGGTCGAGGACCTGGTCAAGCGCACCATCGAGCCGTGCCGCACCGCGCTCAACGACGCCGGCCTGCGCGCCAGCGACGTGACCGAGGTGATCCTGGTCGGCGGCCAGACCCGCATGCCGAAGGTGCAACAGGCGGTGTCCGAGTTCTTCGGCAAGGAGCCGCGCAAGGACGTCAACCCCGACGAGGCCGTGGCGCTGGGCGCGGCGATCCAGGGCGGCGTGCTGGCCGGCGACGTCAAGGACGTGCTGCTGCTCGACGTGACCCCGCTGAGCCTGGGCATCGAGACCCTGGGCGGCGTGTTCACCAAGATCATCGAGAAGAACACCACGATCCCGACCAAGGCTTCGCAGACCTTCTCCACCGCCGAGGACAACCAGTCCGCGGTCACCGTGCACGTGCTGCAGGGCGAGCGCGAGCAGGCCCGCTACAACAAGTCGCTGGCCAAGTTCGACCTGTCCGGGATCGAGCCGGCGCCGCGCGGCCTGCCGCAGGTGGAGGTGTCCTTCGACATCGACGCCAACGGCATCCTGCACGTGTCGGCCAAGGACAAGAAGACCAACAAGGAACAGAAGGTCGAGATCAAGGCCGGCTCCGGCCTGTCGGACGACGAGATCCAGCGGATGGTCGCCGACGCGGAAGCCAACCGCGAGGAAGACAAGAAGTTCCATGAGCTGGTGCAGGCGCGCAACCAGGCCGATGGCCTGATCCACGCCACCCGCAGCGCGATCACCGAGCACGGCAGCAAGGTCGGCGGCGACGTGATCGGCAAGGTCGAGTCGGCGCTGGCGGACCTGGAAACGGCGATGAAGGGCGACGACAAGGGCCAGATCGAGGCCAAGACCAAGGCGCTGGAAGAGGCCGGTCAGTCGCTGTACGCGGCCGCGGCCGCCGGCGAACAGCAGCCGGGCGCGGCTCCGGGCGGTGCGCAGGCCGCCGGCGACGACGTGGTCGACGCCGAGTTCACTGAAGTCAAGGATGACAAGAAGGCGTGA
- the grpE gene encoding nucleotide exchange factor GrpE: protein MNQDHPEFDSEHLSEAQQPATDPLQAQIETLRSELALLKADVLRERADLENQRKRIARDVEQARKFANERLLGDLLPVFDSLDAGLSAAGSEPSPLRDGLELTYKQLLKVAADNGLTLLDPTGQPFNPEHHQAISQAEADGVAPGHVIQVFQKGYLLNERLLRPALVVVAKHD from the coding sequence ATGAACCAAGACCACCCCGAATTCGATTCTGAACACCTGTCCGAGGCCCAGCAGCCGGCGACCGATCCGCTGCAGGCGCAGATCGAGACGCTGCGCAGCGAGCTGGCGCTGCTCAAGGCCGACGTGCTGCGCGAGCGCGCCGACCTGGAAAACCAGCGCAAGCGCATCGCCCGCGACGTCGAACAGGCGCGCAAGTTCGCCAACGAGCGCCTGCTCGGCGACCTGCTGCCGGTGTTCGACAGCCTGGACGCCGGCCTGAGCGCCGCCGGCAGCGAACCCAGCCCGCTGCGCGATGGCCTGGAACTGACCTACAAGCAGCTGCTCAAGGTCGCCGCCGACAACGGCCTGACCCTGCTCGACCCGACCGGGCAGCCGTTCAACCCGGAGCACCACCAGGCGATCAGCCAGGCCGAGGCCGACGGCGTCGCCCCCGGCCACGTGATCCAGGTGTTCCAGAAGGGCTACCTGCTCAACGAACGCCTGCTGCGGCCGGCGCTGGTGGTGGTCGCCAAGCACGATTGA
- the hrcA gene encoding heat-inducible transcriptional repressor HrcA — translation MRASPVHSSLDPRARQLLRTLISRYIRDGEPVGSQTLARHAGLDVSPATIRNILADLEDAGLLSSPHTSAGRIPTATGYRVFVDSLVQMRPPGESEVARLRAEMSNAAGTQALLGSASELLSAMTHFVGVVSAPKREQFAFRHIDFVPLDARRVLAILVFADNEVQNRVIEPRKAYEPAELERVANYLNAHFAGRALADIRASLVRDLRHARDEMELLLAHSVELAEQALAPAGDDMVLAGQTKLMGVQDLSDLERLRELFEIFASKREILQLLERTIRAPGVRIFIGEETGVVPLESVSLVTAPYMAGGQVLGVLGVIGPKRMDYDRVIPLVQTAAEVLGAALDPTPPTER, via the coding sequence ATGCGCGCCTCCCCGGTCCACTCCTCGCTCGACCCACGCGCCCGGCAGCTGTTGCGCACGCTGATCTCGCGCTATATCCGCGACGGCGAACCGGTCGGCTCGCAGACCCTGGCCCGCCACGCCGGGCTGGACGTGAGCCCGGCGACGATCCGCAACATCCTCGCCGATCTGGAGGACGCCGGCCTGCTCAGCTCGCCGCACACCTCGGCCGGGCGCATTCCCACCGCCACCGGCTACCGGGTGTTCGTCGACAGCCTGGTGCAGATGCGCCCGCCGGGCGAGAGCGAGGTGGCGCGGCTGCGCGCGGAGATGAGCAACGCCGCCGGCACTCAGGCGCTGCTCGGCAGCGCCTCGGAGCTGCTGTCGGCAATGACCCATTTCGTCGGCGTGGTCAGCGCGCCCAAGCGCGAGCAGTTCGCGTTCCGGCACATCGATTTCGTGCCGCTGGACGCGCGCCGGGTGCTGGCGATCCTGGTGTTCGCCGACAACGAGGTGCAGAACCGGGTCATCGAACCGCGCAAGGCCTACGAGCCGGCCGAGCTGGAACGGGTGGCCAATTACCTGAACGCGCATTTCGCCGGGCGCGCGCTGGCCGACATCCGCGCCAGCCTGGTGCGCGACCTGCGCCACGCCCGCGACGAGATGGAGCTGCTGCTGGCGCACAGCGTGGAGCTGGCCGAGCAGGCGTTGGCCCCGGCCGGCGACGACATGGTGCTGGCCGGGCAGACCAAGCTGATGGGGGTGCAGGACCTGTCGGACCTGGAGCGGCTGCGCGAATTGTTCGAGATCTTCGCCAGCAAGCGCGAGATCCTGCAGCTGCTGGAGCGCACCATCCGCGCGCCGGGGGTGCGCATCTTCATCGGCGAGGAAACCGGGGTGGTGCCGCTGGAGAGCGTGTCGCTGGTCACCGCGCCATACATGGCCGGCGGCCAGGTGCTGGGCGTGCTGGGGGTGATCGGCCCCAAGCGCATGGACTACGACCGGGTGATCCCGCTGGTGCAGACCGCCGCCGAAGTCCTCGGCGCGGCCCTGGACCCGACCCCGCCGACAGAGCGCTAG
- the recN gene encoding DNA repair protein RecN, whose protein sequence is MLRHLSIKDFAVVRGTELEFGPGMTVVSGETGAGKSLMVDALGFLSGLRADSGVVRHGADRAELSAEFAVPEAAPARAWLRENELDDDEQCQLRRVIRADGGSRAWINGRPVTLSQLAELAGHLVEIHGQHEHQALLSRGSQLGLLDAYARNEAERAAVRAAAVRWQALLAERETLLAQGDVSDRIGFLEHQLAELQREDLAPAAIAALDANHRRQAHAAALIGACEGAAQRLNGDEAPAVLELLQQTRHELGKVGEYEPRLAEVDALIDSATIQLEEALALVDRVRDDLDADPAQFEDMERKLGRLHDLARKHRVTPDTLGEHRDALLAEVEGLRGAGERLDVLDAEIARATQAWRDAAAALSGTRQRGAQALSRDTTALIGELGMGGGRFEIQLEPHEAERPDPAGAERVEFLVAANAGQPPRALRKVASGGELSRISLAIEVAALGLDAVPTMVFDEVDSGIGGAVADIVGKKLRALGEQRQVLCVTHLPQVAAQGHAHYRVSKAPVEGMTQSSVELLAPRQREEELARMLGGVEVSKEARAAAKRLLQSAG, encoded by the coding sequence ATGCTCAGACATCTCTCGATCAAGGATTTCGCCGTCGTCCGCGGGACCGAACTGGAATTCGGCCCTGGCATGACCGTGGTGTCCGGCGAAACCGGCGCCGGCAAGTCGCTGATGGTGGACGCACTCGGCTTCCTGTCCGGGCTGCGCGCCGACAGCGGCGTGGTCCGCCACGGCGCCGACCGCGCCGAGCTGTCGGCCGAGTTCGCCGTGCCCGAGGCCGCCCCGGCGCGCGCCTGGTTGCGCGAAAACGAGCTCGACGACGACGAACAATGCCAGCTGCGCCGGGTGATCCGCGCCGACGGCGGCTCGCGCGCCTGGATCAACGGCCGCCCGGTGACCCTGTCGCAGTTGGCTGAGCTGGCCGGGCACTTGGTCGAGATCCACGGCCAGCACGAACACCAGGCGCTGCTGTCGCGCGGCAGCCAGCTCGGCCTGCTCGACGCCTACGCCCGCAACGAGGCCGAACGCGCCGCGGTGCGCGCCGCCGCCGTGCGCTGGCAGGCGCTGCTGGCCGAGCGCGAGACGCTGCTGGCGCAGGGCGACGTGTCCGACCGCATCGGCTTCCTCGAGCACCAGCTGGCCGAGCTGCAGCGCGAGGACCTGGCGCCGGCGGCGATCGCCGCACTGGACGCCAACCATCGCCGCCAGGCCCATGCCGCGGCGCTGATCGGTGCCTGCGAGGGCGCCGCGCAGCGGCTCAACGGCGACGAGGCGCCGGCGGTGCTGGAACTGCTGCAGCAGACCCGCCACGAACTGGGCAAGGTCGGCGAATACGAGCCGCGCCTGGCCGAGGTCGACGCGCTGATCGACAGCGCCACGATCCAGCTGGAAGAGGCGCTGGCGCTGGTCGACCGGGTGCGCGACGACCTCGACGCCGATCCGGCGCAGTTCGAGGACATGGAACGCAAGCTGGGCCGGTTGCACGACCTGGCGCGCAAGCACCGGGTCACCCCGGACACGCTGGGCGAGCACCGCGACGCGCTGCTGGCCGAAGTCGAGGGCCTGCGCGGCGCCGGCGAACGGCTGGACGTGCTGGATGCGGAGATCGCCCGCGCCACCCAGGCCTGGCGCGACGCCGCCGCCGCGCTCAGCGGCACCCGCCAGCGTGGCGCGCAGGCGCTGTCGCGCGACACCACCGCGCTGATCGGCGAACTGGGCATGGGCGGCGGGCGCTTCGAGATCCAGCTCGAGCCGCACGAGGCCGAGCGCCCCGACCCGGCCGGCGCCGAGCGCGTCGAGTTCCTGGTCGCGGCCAACGCCGGGCAGCCGCCGCGCGCGCTGCGCAAGGTCGCTTCCGGTGGCGAGCTGTCGCGCATCTCGCTGGCGATCGAGGTCGCCGCGCTGGGCCTGGACGCGGTGCCGACGATGGTGTTCGACGAAGTGGACTCGGGCATCGGCGGCGCGGTCGCCGACATCGTCGGCAAGAAGCTGCGCGCGCTCGGCGAGCAGCGCCAGGTGCTGTGCGTGACCCACCTGCCACAGGTCGCGGCGCAGGGCCATGCCCATTACCGGGTCAGCAAGGCGCCGGTCGAGGGCATGACCCAGAGCTCGGTCGAACTGCTGGCGCCGCGCCAGCGCGAGGAAGAACTGGCGCGGATGCTGGGCGGGGTCGAGGTCAGCAAGGAAGCCCGCGCGGCGGCCAAGCGGCTGTTGCAGAGCGCTGGTTGA
- the fur gene encoding ferric iron uptake transcriptional regulator: MESHDLRKVGLKVTHPRMRILELLEQKSARHHMTAEEIYRQLLDHGDEIGLATVYRVLTQFEAAGLVLKHNFEGGQAVYELDRGGHHDHMVDVDTGNVIEFESAEIEELQRKIAADHGYELEEHSLVLYVRSKRPAGKKG, translated from the coding sequence ATGGAATCCCACGATCTGCGCAAAGTCGGCCTGAAGGTCACGCATCCCCGGATGCGCATCCTGGAGCTGCTAGAGCAGAAGTCGGCGCGCCACCACATGACGGCGGAAGAGATCTACCGCCAGCTGCTCGATCACGGCGACGAGATCGGCCTGGCCACGGTGTACCGGGTCCTGACCCAGTTCGAGGCGGCCGGGCTGGTGCTCAAGCACAATTTCGAAGGTGGCCAGGCGGTGTACGAACTGGACCGCGGCGGCCATCACGACCACATGGTGGACGTGGACACCGGCAACGTCATCGAATTCGAAAGCGCCGAGATCGAGGAACTGCAGCGCAAGATCGCCGCCGATCACGGCTACGAGCTGGAAGAGCATTCGCTGGTGCTGTACGTGCGCAGCAAGCGCCCGGCCGGCAAGAAGGGCTGA
- the bamE gene encoding outer membrane protein assembly factor BamE encodes MRNLLLVAAVALSTAGCGIIYKQPIYQGNLIKQAAVDQLKVGQSKQQVNALLGTPSIPDPFHAQRWDYTATERLDRLGRTEIKNFVVYFDNDTVTRWEGDYFPDNDSELAKNSVRQFGRNLAKDKKKQRRSE; translated from the coding sequence ATGCGCAATCTCTTGCTGGTCGCCGCTGTTGCCCTGTCCACCGCTGGCTGCGGGATCATCTACAAGCAGCCTATCTACCAAGGCAACCTGATCAAGCAGGCGGCCGTCGATCAGCTCAAGGTCGGCCAAAGCAAGCAGCAGGTCAACGCGCTGCTCGGCACCCCGTCGATCCCGGATCCGTTCCATGCCCAACGCTGGGACTACACCGCGACCGAGCGCCTCGATCGCCTCGGCCGGACCGAGATCAAGAATTTCGTCGTCTACTTCGACAACGACACGGTGACCCGCTGGGAAGGCGACTATTTCCCGGACAACGATTCGGAGTTGGCCAAGAACAGCGTGCGCCAGTTCGGCCGCAACCTGGCCAAGGACAAGAAGAAGCAGCGCCGCAGCGAGTAA
- a CDS encoding RnfH family protein, with product MSGLRVEVVLAWPDHFVARALQLPEGSTVADALRAAALAGATPGMPCAIHGSVAAPTQLLHDGDRVELLRPLLADPKDARRRRAKPR from the coding sequence ATGAGCGGGCTGCGGGTCGAAGTGGTGCTGGCCTGGCCGGACCACTTCGTCGCGCGCGCGCTGCAATTGCCCGAAGGGTCCACCGTCGCCGATGCGTTGCGCGCAGCGGCCTTGGCCGGGGCGACGCCGGGCATGCCCTGCGCGATCCATGGCAGCGTCGCCGCGCCGACCCAGCTCCTGCACGACGGTGACCGGGTCGAACTGCTCAGGCCATTGCTGGCCGATCCGAAAGACGCCCGGCGGCGGCGCGCGAAACCGCGCTAG
- a CDS encoding SRPBCC family protein — protein sequence MPIIRRSALVEHPATRMFDLVNDVAAYPRRFAWCDAAHVLEHSDQYLVARLDLGVGSFRTWFTTENRLQRPDRIDMLLRDGPFKRLQGQWEFQGFNDHASKVSLTLDFEPASRLLGPALALGFQSLADRMVNDFVRVADREDA from the coding sequence ATGCCTATCATCCGCCGCAGCGCCCTGGTCGAACACCCCGCAACGCGCATGTTCGACCTGGTCAATGATGTCGCCGCCTATCCGCGCCGCTTCGCCTGGTGCGATGCGGCGCATGTGCTCGAGCACAGCGACCAATACCTGGTGGCGCGGCTGGACCTGGGCGTGGGCTCGTTCCGTACCTGGTTCACCACCGAAAACCGGCTGCAGCGCCCCGACCGCATCGATATGCTGCTGCGCGACGGCCCGTTCAAGCGCCTGCAGGGGCAGTGGGAGTTCCAGGGCTTCAACGACCACGCCAGCAAGGTCAGCCTGACCCTGGACTTCGAACCGGCCTCGCGGCTGTTGGGACCGGCGCTGGCGCTGGGCTTCCAGAGCCTGGCCGACCGCATGGTCAACGACTTCGTGCGCGTGGCCGACCGCGAAGACGCATGA
- the smpB gene encoding SsrA-binding protein SmpB: protein MSKKPAKDKANGATANKTIALNKRARHEYHLEDRYEAGLALQGWEVKSIRAGRANIGESYAFVRQGELFLFGAQFTPLIQASTHVVADDRRTRKLLLHRSEIDKLIGRVERDGYTLVPTAMYWSKNKIKLEIALAKGKQDHDKRDAAKDRDWARDKQRIMRRHNKNA, encoded by the coding sequence ATGAGCAAGAAACCCGCCAAGGATAAAGCAAACGGCGCGACGGCCAACAAGACCATCGCGTTGAACAAGCGTGCGCGCCACGAATACCACCTGGAGGACCGCTACGAAGCCGGTCTGGCCCTGCAGGGCTGGGAGGTCAAGTCGATCCGCGCCGGCCGCGCCAACATCGGCGAGAGCTATGCGTTCGTGCGCCAGGGCGAACTGTTCCTGTTCGGCGCGCAGTTCACCCCGCTGATCCAGGCCTCCACCCACGTGGTCGCCGACGACCGCCGCACCCGCAAGCTGCTGCTGCACCGGAGCGAGATCGACAAGCTGATCGGCCGCGTCGAGCGCGACGGCTACACCCTGGTGCCCACCGCGATGTACTGGAGCAAGAACAAGATCAAGCTCGAGATCGCGCTGGCCAAGGGCAAGCAGGACCACGACAAGCGCGACGCCGCCAAGGACCGCGACTGGGCCCGCGACAAGCAGCGGATCATGCGGCGTCACAACAAGAACGCGTGA